The proteins below come from a single Vanacampus margaritifer isolate UIUO_Vmar chromosome 10, RoL_Vmar_1.0, whole genome shotgun sequence genomic window:
- the spmip2 gene encoding protein SPMIP2: protein MQNSKGAAEGQRIIFTGPDGIGDYRPRFNRSPYVGVGPLSPEATSDLSYLWRAAPHAPPPLPKQAYVGEVGWGWQCSAMLNDSTLHSGMQIRKSIVRMEVEDRASHKFLQQSSDDKQKT from the exons ATGCAAAACAGCAAAGGAGCTGCCGAAGGACAAAGGATTATTTTTACAG GTCCAGACGGTATTGGCGACTACCGTCCGAGGTTCAACCGGTCTCCGTACGTGGGTGTTGGCCCTTTGTCCCCTGAGGCCACGAGCGACCTGTCTTACCTGTGGAGGGCGGCCCCACATGCACCCCCGCCTCTTCCCAAGCAGGCCTACGTGGGCGAGGTGGGCTGGGGCTGGCAGTGCAGCGCCATGTTGAACGACAGCACACTGCACAGTGGCATGCAAATTAGG aAAAGCATCGTACGAATGGAAGTGGAGGATCGAGCGAGCCACAAGTTCCTGCAACAATCGTCAGACGACAAACAAAAGActtga